The following proteins are co-located in the Apium graveolens cultivar Ventura chromosome 5, ASM990537v1, whole genome shotgun sequence genome:
- the LOC141661454 gene encoding EPIDERMAL PATTERNING FACTOR-like protein 2, with the protein MGCNQNLMIHAHHKLIRFTIYLLFLLVSTSTHHSYTAAGRILGDPLANSQEAKSILSGQIGSRPPRCERRCGSCGHCEAIQVPTNPQIKSGNKNSTTVFKIAYSRGEDNSNYKPMSWKCKCGNFIFNP; encoded by the exons atgggCTGCAATCAAAATCTCATGATTCATGCCCATCACAAACTTATTCGTTTTACAATTTATCTACTCTTCCTTTTAGTTTCAACTTCAACTCATCACAGTTACACTGCTGCAG GCAGAATACTGGGGGATCCACTAGCTAATTCTCAG GAAGCAAAATCAATTTTGAGTGGGCAGATTGGGTCGAGGCCGCCGCGATGCGAGAGAAGGTGTGGTTCTTGTGGGCATTGCGAAGCCATTCAAGTCCCAACCAACCCTCAAATAAAATCAGGAAACAAGAACTCAACAACAGTTTTCAAGATTGCATATTCAAGAGGTGAAGATAATTCTAACTATAAGCCAATGAGTTGGAAGTGCAAATGTGGCAACTTCATCTTCAACCCCTGA